CCCAAAACCTCTAGTGGGAAGATTCAGCGCCATGCTTGCCGCGATCAATTTTTAAACAATCAACTCAAATTAATTATAAATTCGACGATGCCCACCCTACAACAACCATTATCTAAACCAAAAGCTTCTACTACCGAAACCAGTCAACAAAAAGCGGATAAAATCCTGGATTGGTTACGAGATTATGCCAAAAATCGCATTAATTCCCACTTAATTGATGATCGCCGTTGTGTTCCTCCCTACATTGTCATGGACTTTGGTAATCACGGGATTATGGGAATGCAGATTCCCGAACAATATGGGGGAATTGCTCTCAATAATCGTGATTTTATGCGGGTAATGGAACAAATATCTGCAATTGATCTCACCCTGGCTACAATGGTGAGTCTCAATAATACTTTGGGTATTCGTCCGATTGTAAATTATGGAACAGAATCCATTAAGGAGCAATTACTACCTCTATTGGCAACTGGCAGAGAATTGTCTTCCTTTGGTATGACTGAACCAGAAGCAGGTGCAAATATTGGTGCAATTAGTACCGTTGCCATACCAGATGGTAAGGATCAATGGCGAATTCGCGGTATGAAGCGATGGAATGGTTCTGGATGGGCAGGAATGATTAATGTCTTTGTCCGTTTAATTGATCCTGAAGAATCTGGTAACAATGGCTTGACTGGGTTTATTGTTCGTCAAGGTACCCCTGGATTACGCTTAGGGAAAGAATCCTTAAGCATGGGATTACGAGGAATTATGCAAAATGCCATTTATTTCGATGATGTCCTCGTCACTAAAGAACAATTACTCGGAGAATTGGGCAATGGTACTGAACCCGCTGATGATGCTTTAGTATATGCCCGGTTAGGAATTGGCATGATGGGCGTTGGTGGTATGAAACGCTGCTTACAGTTAATGTTGCGCTATGCTTCCCGTCGCTCAGTCGCTACTGGTAGGTTACTAGAAAATCCCGTTACTATTGCCAAACTTGACCATTTAACTGGGGCAACAGTAGCAACAGAAAGTTTATTAAAATGTGTTACCACAGCTTTAGATAGTCAGGTCGCTGTACCACGAGAAATGGCAGTAATTGCCAAAATTGTTGGCGCTGATTATTTATGGGAAGCCGCCGATAGTTTAATGCAAATGATGGGAGGCAGAGGTTACATGGAAACCAATCTTGCCCCCCAAATTCTCCGGGATGCCAGAGTCTTACGCATCGGTGAAGGACCTAATGAAAGTTTGAAAATCTTTTTAGGTAAAAGCGTTACTCATACTCAAAAACTGGCTGAATTTTTGGCAGATATCCTCGATGCACCTGAATTAGCATCCCAACTTCAAGAAGCAACCCAAGAGATTAATCAGCGTTGTCTTCAGTTGAAGATATTTAATGATCGCTCCTCTGCGATCGCTTGGGCTTATTCCTTGATTGGAGAATTAGCTTGTTATGCAACTTTAGTAGCAGCAACAGCGAAAATCAGGGAAATTCATCCCAGTGAGAAACGAGATCATGCTTTAGCCTGGAGTCAGTTACACTTTGAGCAATGTCTGCAAAGCGCACGTACAGGAGTCAACGCGGAAACTTTATTTTCTAAAGTTGAGACAATTTCCGAACGAATTAACGATTATACTCAGTCTATTGATGATATTGAGCAAAGCTTGGCAGGATCAGATTATGAATTAGATGAGTTACTAGTCTTAAATCCAGAAGCTAAGACAAAAATTAATCCTCTAGCTGTGGTGGAATTTGCCAGCAAGCCTATAAGCAATGGTAATGAAGCCACTCAAACCATTACTCTCAATCATCAAACTCCAGAAATGCTGGAAACTTGGATTTGTGAATGGTTGAATAAAAAGCTCAAAGTTGATCCTGATACCATTAAACCCAGCCTGTCTTTTGCTGATTTTGGTTTGGATTCTATTTTTGCAGTGGAACTAGCCCAAGATATTACTGATTGGTGTGGATTGGAGGTTGAAGCTACTATTGTTTGGAATTATCCCACCGTTGAAGCTTTAGCTAACTATTTAGCTGAAGGTCTCAATCACACAGATGCTTCTACTGTTTCAGCTAATTTACCAGAGAAAGAAGAAGTCTTGAAAGTTTTAGGTCAAATATCAGACGAGGAAATGTCTGCCTTATTAGGCAACTAGACTGCTAATAACTCATTGCTTAAGAGTCACAGTGTCGAACGCGTGGAAGATAATGCCTAAAACAACTATTTTCTTAACTTCGGCACTTGTCACTAATTCATATTTATCTACAACTTCAGGTTCCGCTACCACCTAGTATTTAAAATTTGATAGTAATAATATTATGAATGACCAAAAGAAAGCATTTTTAGAAAGATATCAACAACTTGATGCCATTGTTAAAGCACAAACTGAACCCATTGCTATTATCGGGCTAGGTTGTCGTTTTCCAGGAGGTGTGAATGATCCAGATAGCTATTGGCAACTATTAGTTAATGGAATTGATGCCATGACGGAAATTCCTACTAACCGTTGGGATTTAGAGAAATACTATGATCAAGATCCCGACATACCGGGAAAAATGTATAGCTGTCACGGCGCATTTCTTGATCAGGTTGACGAATTTGATCCCTCATTCTTTGGCATCAGTCCTAGAGAAGCTGCTGGCATGGATCCTCAACAGCGATTATTGTTAGAAGTTTGTTGGGAAGCCTTGGAAAATGGCGGAATGGCTCCCGAAAGTTTGATGAATAGTCAAACAGGAGTTTTTATGGGCATTTTCCGCGATGATTATGCTCAGTTATGTTTTCATGACGCAGTTCTTGACCATATTGATGCTTATAACAGTTTAGGAACTAGTCGCGCCATTGCAGTTGGTAGATTATCTTATATTTTTGGGTTTCAAGGGCCAACAATGCAAGTGGATACCGCTTGTTCTTCCTCATTGTTGTCCATTCATTTAGCTTGCCAGAGTTTACGTAATCAAGAATGTAATCTAGCTTTAGCAGGGGGAGTCAATTTAATGTTAACTCCTGCTACCGCCATCAGCAACTGTAAATTAAAGGCAGTTTCTCCCGATGGTCGTAGTAAAACCTTTGATGCTTCTGCTAATGGCTATGGCAGAGGAGAAGGTTGCGGTGTCGTGGTGTTAAAACGGTTGGCTGATGCCATTAAAGAGGGCGATCGCATTTTAGCCCAGATTCGTGGCTCGGCTGTCAATCATGATGGACGTAGTAATGGCTTAACAGCCCCCAATGGACAAGCACAAGAATCTTTATTAAAAGAAGCTCTAAAAAGAGCAAAAATTGAGGCCAAAGACCTGCAATATGTCGAAGTTCATGGCACAGGAACTTCTTTAGGTGATCCCATTGAAGTGTTGTCTTTGGGGAAGGTTTATAGTCAGGGTCGTAGTCCAGACAATCCCTTAATGCTGGGGACAGTAAAAACAAATATGGGGCATTTGGAAGGTGCCGCTGGGGTTGCTGCCCTAATCAAGACGGTTTTACAATTAAAAAATCAACAAATTGCCCCTAATCTTCATTTTAATACTCCTAATCCCTATATTCCTTGGGACAAACTACCAATCAAGATCCCGACAACATTAACGCCTTGGTCTCCAGTGAAGGTATCTCGGATGGCAGGAGTCAGCGCTTTTGGGATGAGTGGCACAAATGTACATTTAATTGTTGAAGAAAGTAAAAACGAAAAAAAAGCAGAAGACAAGGAAAATTTACAACTCCCTTGGCATTTAATTACCCTTTCCGCCAAAAATGACCAAGCTTTGCAGGAATTAGCCCAACGGTATGAGACTTTTTTGAGTGAAAATACCCAACTATCCAACGAAGACATCTCTTATACTGCCAATACTGGGCGATCGCATTTTGATCACCGTTTAGCAATCCCCTTTCAGAATCAAAAACAGCTTCAGCAAGAACTAAATGCTGTCTATAGAGGAGAAACATTATATTTAAGTCAAAAAAAGGTATTAACACGGAAGAAGCCTCCTAAAGTAGCTTTTTTGTTCACAGGACAAGGCTCACAATACCAGGGAATGGCGAAGGAATTGTATCAAACCCAACCTACTTTCCGTCGGGCTTTAGATAAGTGCGATCAAATTTTACAAAAATATGGGGTGCAATCTATCTTAGAAATTTTATATGGGGAAAAAACAGATAATCCCTTAATTGATCAAACTTTTTATACTCAAATCTGCTTATTTTCCGTAGAATATTCCCTCGCCCAATTGTGGTTATCTTGGGGAGTTAAGCCCCATTATCTGATTGGTCATAGTGTAGGAGAATATGTAGCTGCTTGTTTAGCTGGAGTGTTTAGTTTAGCAGATGGCTTAAAATTAATTGCCCATCGGGGACGATTAATGCAAGAATTACCTAAAACAGGGATGATGGCTGCTGTGTTTGCCAATGCGGAGACTGTGAGTAATGAACTGAAAACATCAACAGGAATCGTGGCGATCGCTGGGATAAATAGCCCAGAGAATACTATCATTTCTGGTGAAACGGCAGCTATTAACAGATTATTACAGCAATTTAAAGCCAAAAATATTGAAAGTCGTCCCTTAACGGTCTCCCATGCTTTTCATTCTCCGCTAATGACAGCAATGATTGGGAAATTTCAAGAGATAGCCAAAACTATTACCTATCATATTCCTAGTCTGCCCATTATTTCTAATATTACAGGGAATGTAATTAATGCAGAGATAACTAACCCTAATTACTGGGTTCATCATCTTCTGTCTCCAGTTCAATTTGTTCAGGGAATTGAGCAATTAAGTCAGTTAAAAACCGATATATTTTTAGAAATTGGCGCAAAAGCAACCTTAATTTCTCTAGGACAACAAATCTTACCCGATTATGGAGTTTGGTTAGGTAGTCTCAGTCCCAAATACTCCAACTGGGAAACTCTGTTAAAGAGTTTAGCAAAACTCTATGTTGAAGGTGTAAAAATTGATTGGAAGGGCTTTAATCAAGATTATCATCGCCAAAAACTGGCTTTACCAACTTATCCTTTTCAAAGACAGCGATATTGGTTAGATTACCCTGAACCTGAAGCCAAAAACTCTAATGTGACAGCCAATGCTTTCCATCCCCTCTTGCATAAATCCTTCTGTCTTTTGGGTGCAAATGAAATTCACTATCAATCCGAATTTGATAAAGTTAACCCAGCTTTTTTACAAGATCATTTGGTGTTTGATACTCCCATTTTTCCTGCCACAGCCTATCTAGAAATGGTGTTAACCGCAGGAAATGAGCAATATAAAGGAAATAAAATAAGCCTGACGGAAATTAGTCTAGAAAAAGCCTTAGTTCTTCCCGAAGATCAACTTAAACAGGTGCAATTAAGCTTGCTTAATGGTCGCAAGTTTGAAATTGTCAGCTTATCGGAAGATGGAAATCAATCTCCGGTTCTGCATATATCAGGAAAATTAGCTAGCTA
The Gloeotrichia echinulata CP02 DNA segment above includes these coding regions:
- a CDS encoding AMP-binding protein → MTISLEQKFNITELASILDILNWRAKNQPNRMAYTFLVDGKTEGKCLTYQGLLQEAKAIAAKLQSLVLPGERVLLLYPSGLEFVSGFFGCLLAGVVAIPVNLPKKNQKMARLTSIIANAQSSLILTSESQLEALKTQFRPTDVTYLATDTLNIQNSHDWEPTQIKSNTLAFLQYTSGSTGTPKGVMVNHENLLETLRDLDLGWDHDENSRMVTWLPTFHDMGLIYGMLLPLYKGFPCYMLPSIAFLQRPICWLKAISNYGATHTAAPNFAYARCVDKITDDQLQDLNLSNWQVALNGAETVRYEILAEFAQKFAACGFKFSTLCPGYGLAEATLKVTAVSRNQSIQVCQVDKEALSRNQILFTEEVENSQLLVSCGQTEIETEIAIVNPHTCERCQPYEVGEIWVKGKSVAQGYWQRPEATEHTFKAVIADTLESPYLRTGDLGFLHQGQLYVTGRLKDMIIIRGGNYYPQDIEQSVEQCHPDLRHSCTAAFGIEIEGEERLVIVQEVERTALRNFNQQEVIETIRRTVFQDHELQAYAIVLIKPASIPKTSSGKIQRHACRDQFLNNQLKLIINSTMPTLQQPLSKPKASTTETSQQKADKILDWLRDYAKNRINSHLIDDRRCVPPYIVMDFGNHGIMGMQIPEQYGGIALNNRDFMRVMEQISAIDLTLATMVSLNNTLGIRPIVNYGTESIKEQLLPLLATGRELSSFGMTEPEAGANIGAISTVAIPDGKDQWRIRGMKRWNGSGWAGMINVFVRLIDPEESGNNGLTGFIVRQGTPGLRLGKESLSMGLRGIMQNAIYFDDVLVTKEQLLGELGNGTEPADDALVYARLGIGMMGVGGMKRCLQLMLRYASRRSVATGRLLENPVTIAKLDHLTGATVATESLLKCVTTALDSQVAVPREMAVIAKIVGADYLWEAADSLMQMMGGRGYMETNLAPQILRDARVLRIGEGPNESLKIFLGKSVTHTQKLAEFLADILDAPELASQLQEATQEINQRCLQLKIFNDRSSAIAWAYSLIGELACYATLVAATAKIREIHPSEKRDHALAWSQLHFEQCLQSARTGVNAETLFSKVETISERINDYTQSIDDIEQSLAGSDYELDELLVLNPEAKTKINPLAVVEFASKPISNGNEATQTITLNHQTPEMLETWICEWLNKKLKVDPDTIKPSLSFADFGLDSIFAVELAQDITDWCGLEVEATIVWNYPTVEALANYLAEGLNHTDASTVSANLPEKEEVLKVLGQISDEEMSALLGN
- a CDS encoding type I polyketide synthase, translated to MNDQKKAFLERYQQLDAIVKAQTEPIAIIGLGCRFPGGVNDPDSYWQLLVNGIDAMTEIPTNRWDLEKYYDQDPDIPGKMYSCHGAFLDQVDEFDPSFFGISPREAAGMDPQQRLLLEVCWEALENGGMAPESLMNSQTGVFMGIFRDDYAQLCFHDAVLDHIDAYNSLGTSRAIAVGRLSYIFGFQGPTMQVDTACSSSLLSIHLACQSLRNQECNLALAGGVNLMLTPATAISNCKLKAVSPDGRSKTFDASANGYGRGEGCGVVVLKRLADAIKEGDRILAQIRGSAVNHDGRSNGLTAPNGQAQESLLKEALKRAKIEAKDLQYVEVHGTGTSLGDPIEVLSLGKVYSQGRSPDNPLMLGTVKTNMGHLEGAAGVAALIKTVLQLKNQQIAPNLHFNTPNPYIPWDKLPIKIPTTLTPWSPVKVSRMAGVSAFGMSGTNVHLIVEESKNEKKAEDKENLQLPWHLITLSAKNDQALQELAQRYETFLSENTQLSNEDISYTANTGRSHFDHRLAIPFQNQKQLQQELNAVYRGETLYLSQKKVLTRKKPPKVAFLFTGQGSQYQGMAKELYQTQPTFRRALDKCDQILQKYGVQSILEILYGEKTDNPLIDQTFYTQICLFSVEYSLAQLWLSWGVKPHYLIGHSVGEYVAACLAGVFSLADGLKLIAHRGRLMQELPKTGMMAAVFANAETVSNELKTSTGIVAIAGINSPENTIISGETAAINRLLQQFKAKNIESRPLTVSHAFHSPLMTAMIGKFQEIAKTITYHIPSLPIISNITGNVINAEITNPNYWVHHLLSPVQFVQGIEQLSQLKTDIFLEIGAKATLISLGQQILPDYGVWLGSLSPKYSNWETLLKSLAKLYVEGVKIDWKGFNQDYHRQKLALPTYPFQRQRYWLDYPEPEAKNSNVTANAFHPLLHKSFCLLGANEIHYQSEFDKVNPAFLQDHLVFDTPIFPATAYLEMVLTAGNEQYKGNKISLTEISLEKALVLPEDQLKQVQLSLLNGRKFEIVSLSEDGNQSPVLHISGKLASYESDPLTINWAEIQQGCQEEIDVDSYYQECLDQGVNYGSSFQVITQLFRNQTEITAKIELPDHLISQKNSYQLHPVLLDGCFHAMFALFPSLPRNTTYLPTAIDKLVFYGAKETSLYCHGQLNHSNEKNGIFTANLTICNESGQLISEIDGLTFQVVTPQTLLSHSQRLTDSLYEVGWQALPMIPQGFTQTGNWLIFADQKGVGAELAAQLQQQGHECSLVTQSTKNWQTLLENTYQGIVYLWGLDYDKSPENSDMLAESQQQLCGTLLYLVQQLTKIDIGHHPRLYIATQSAQNIPSHPAAVTIQQSSLWGLGRTIALEYPELCCLCIDGDGGNDSKTLASELFVSLQSQDGEQQIAWRKSQRYVARLGKLKPKSATNSLTIDKNATYLITGGLGALGQQTAQWLIEKGAKTLVLLSRRGINPSIEPIISQLEAKGVKVEVLAGDVGKISQMRQVFAFIHSQLPPLKGIIHAAGVLDDAVLQQQTWEKFNRVFAPKILGAWNLHTLSQGDQLDWFVSFSSVASVLGSSGQGNYASANAFLDSLAHYRHSLGLPALTINWGPWEEGGMVQQLNEKEKRRLFKQGFTYLNPKQGLNLLEKVMKLSSPQITVTSVNWNTFFNALASQIIPPFFSDLQQPSHQKEKKQGSFLQFLGEIPANERQDALTYHVQKVVAEILGIPVTEFTQVDQGFFDLGMDSLMVVELRNRLGRDLGESLPSTLTFKYPTVETLVDYLMVEIILLDFALKPLRIGHKSPSTAVVNDELDDLSQEEVADLLLQELNSL